The DNA region GCTTTCGTTTTCTTTTGGAATCGACCTTGTTCTTTACTCTCCGTTTGGTTGCTGATGAGAAAATTCAacaattttatcaaaattaaCGAATGAATGAGTGAAAGATGAGCTTTTGAGCTTCGTTTCCGATTGAGAAACCGACTCGGAAGTTCATCTGAGCTGAGGAAGTGGCGAATAAGCTTCGATTTTGAACAATTGAGCTGAATTTTCTGGCTTGATTTGATtgattttctcggcaaccaaacggATGTCTTAAGAAATGGCCTGTTTGTTTACTGATcgaactttctctctcttattgTTCGCCATGTTTGTTCTTGCTTCGTAGTTAAAGGTTTTGGCGTGTACCGGTTCGTTTTGGTGAGGATTCTGAATaaagaaatttatttttgtactttcgGAGAAGCGTCCATCTAGCTCTCTCTGTGTTGCGGTGGAATCTGAAATTTTAATTCGATCACTTGTGCTTTCGATTCGGTTTTCGATTTCTTTTACTTTCATGTGAAAATTGGACTGCTTAATTCTACTGCTTTAGAACCAGAGACGGATCTCTACCGATTGCTGtgccttatttttcttttgcagtAGCTGTAGGAGTAGAATCACCACTTTCTCGGCCTTTCTTTAGTAGTACAACCGAGACGGCTTTACTCGTAATAGCTCTCGGTGCTTTTACAAATGAGAGAAGGTCCTTGTTCTATCCATTGCTCGTCAGGGAGGATTTGAAGCAGCGCGAGCTACCCGGTTCCGGTAAATGGACACAAACTCATCTGGAGAAGACCTTTTCATCAAGGTAACCTAGGCTGGAGTCTGCTTTGTTGAAATTGGAAGTATATTAGTGAGGGCTAAGTAGATGAATCATTGGATTTGAATGTGTATTAGTGAGTGCTAAGTAGATAGATTATTGGATTTTTGTTAATGGTAGGCACGAAAGCCTTATACGATTACCAAGCAACGAGAGCGATGGACAGAGGAGGAGCATAATAGGTTTCTTGATGCCTTGAAGCTCTATGGCCGAGCATGGCAGCGCATTGAAGGTTCCAATTCATTAGCTTTAATTTGGTAGTATCCCTTGAGTTCATTTCTATACTTACAGCTATTGGGAAAGGGCTGCAAGTGGattgatttttatttatgaactgTATTTCTTATTAGTCTCGAGCTGAATCTGCTAAATATCTTTTGTTAGAAATGACTCGAAACCTTATTTTTGACGTTTTTTTCCTTATTTGAGACATCATCTTTCTCCTCTTCTCCCCccttttcttctgtttttgtttAACAGATCATATTGGAACGAAGACTGCTGTGCAGATCAGGAGTCATGCTCAGAAGTTCTTTTCAAAGGTTAATGGGTACCTTCTCGCCTTATGGTTATTTGATATGTACATTTTTTATTCCGATTGCTTGGTTTTCCAAAACATTGATCCTTTCATTTGCACTACTAGGGTTTTATAAAATGCAGttggtaatttgttttataatAACAGGTGTCACATTTTTCTGTTGCCGTGACTATAATCATCCTGTCATCTCATTTAGCTATGAAATACTATGAGGACCGTTACAGATTCTTGTAAATGCTACTCTAGTAGAGTGCATTTGTTCATTCATAAGCTTGCTAGCCATGCTAAATTTGATAAAAAGGATAGACCAGTGCATATGGTTCCCATCAATATGAGGTCTGGAAAGGGTAAGATGTAGCTGCCCGTACCAGAGTTTTCAGTGATGCTGTTTTTCCATGACGCAAACCCTCAACCATCAGTAGTTTGGGGCAAGCCATACATTGGGTGAAAATGTTATCTTTGCATTTTTAATGCTTATGCATGACATATCAAATGTACTGTGAATAGActgaaataaaatttcaaacttgAACAAACACGGCTATTAGTTTTTTGAGTTTTGAGGGTAAGGGAATTTAGTTTAGCTGCATGGTTTCTTGCTCATTCTCACTCTTTGTCAAGAAATTCCTCTACAATAGTTTATCTCCAAAAATAGGTCTTAATGGAAAATTTGGAAAGAAACTTTTGTTAAAAAATGGAGGCCAATTGTTATGATGTTGTCAAGGAGATTTCAGCAGTATACGATAGGTCTTAGATATAACATGATAAAGTCTTTATCGACCGTCTGACTGTCCATATTCCATCTACAGTTAGGAAAATATCGGTGGATGGACTGTTTTTTTAATACCCTGAAGATGTTAGCCATGAAACCAAAAAGTAAAAGATGTCAGTTAGCGCCTTAGTGAACGTTTACTAGTCATCCACTCTAGGGGATGGCTTGACCTTATAGAAAAGGGCAGCCTTGAAAGTTTGGAAAGCTATATAGGTTGGTCTCGCATCATTATACCTATGCAGCCATCTGTACAGATCAGTAACTGGGAAGTTGCAATATATCATTTATGTCAAAAGACCACAAGCAAATTATGGACTATGATGTGTACACTAATTATTCTCTCTGCATACTCAGAGTGATGTTTGCTAACTAAAAACCGACACTTATTACACGAATTAGCTTAAGATTGACTGGTCTACGACAACTTTGATTCATGCATAAGCCTTCTAGGATGTTTATTAGGTGTGGATGGAAAGGCACACGATTTTTATTCTTACTACAGTCCGTTCGAAATTTTGGCTCAACTACAGTGGTTACTCTTAGGTTTCAATGAAAGAAAACTTTACTGTTAGGTTTAAAGGTGAAACAGAGAGTACAGTTTGGGGAAATATATAGCTTTTTGGTCTTTTATGGGTATAGATGTATAGTGGGAGTAATATGAAAAAGTCGCTATGGACCTTATGACTCTCCCCTCCCCTTGGAACATTTTGTTAGAAAACGATGTAATACGCAATCTGCAGTTGGGAAAATATCAATTAATggattgtgtgttttttttttcatgctgTGAAGATGTCTGTCATGGTCCTTACTGAGCGTTTTCTAGTCATTCATTTTAGGGGAGGGCTTGACCCTAGGGAGTTTGAAAAACTATATAGGTTGCTCTTACATGATCATACTAGTGCAGCTATCCGTAGTTCGGTTACTTCCATACATATCAGTGACTGGGAAGCTGTTGCAATATACCATTTATGTGACAGGCTAACATCAAATTTTGGACTAAAAAGTGATGGCACTTGGTAGATGATTAGCGTAGATTGATCTGTCTACTAGGACTTTGATTAGGTGATTGGAAGGACACATGATTTGTTTCCGACTACACTTTGGACAAGCTTTAAACTTAAAGACACGGAAATTAATTCATCAGGCAGCAGAGATAAACAGAAAGATCTTTGCTCCAGTACCTCCATCGTACTTGGTCTCATAGCCACCTCAAATCTTTTTGAAACCGTGAATATGATCATTTACTGTTTCTAATGCTTATCTGTACTATATGAATATTTAAGTTTCCATTTGTTTGGTATCAGATTTTAGAAGCTATAAAGGAGAAACAAATATCGTATACAAATTTATTTGGTAGGTAAACAAAAGTAAATTCTGGGGGACCATGTTAGATGTTGTTGTAAATTGGTCAGTCCCAATGAATTAACATGCCATCAACTTCCTCCGATTATTGTTGTATCCTCAATTGGAACTCATCTCTCATCTGAAACATAGAGTTCAATTTATTGAGGGTATCAATGGACGTCACCCTTTTAACTTTACAATGGAGTTGTTCCAGAATGGTCTTGATTGGAACTTTAGGGCAAAAAGCTTCTGCTCTTATTCAAGACTTTCCAGTGTCGTACATTTTAGCCGCTTACTCATGGATAGTTGAAAATGACTTTCAGTTTCAATCCATCGTCCTCTTCATATTAACACTCCTTAACCATACCATGAGGTCATTATCCTCTTTCTTTCTCCTCTTCCACCTAGAGACTAGAGTACACATTTCTTAAACATTGTTACACATTACATTGATATGCACTAGTTTTTTCTGGGTCTACAATTTCTGTATGGTTATCACATACatatttcagaaaagaaaaaaaaatgggttaaattttttattctcGAGCTCTTCCAATTTCACCTGAGTAATTGAGACATTTCGCTCCATTCCAATAATTCTTATATCAAACTTTGAACATGAATACTGACACAAACAGGTTTTGCTTTCAGCTGGAGAAGGAGGCACACAATAAAGGTGTTCCAATGGGACAATCAATTGACATAGATATCCCGCCTCCACGTCCCAAGAGGAAACCaagcaatccttaccctcgaaAGTCTAGTTCAGCTGCCACGACATTGACCACTCCGCATGTGGGAGCAAAGGATGGAAAACTTTTATCTTCAGCATCTTCTTCACACTGTCCACAAGTAGTGGATTTGGAGAAAGAGTCACCTCATGAggttattatttatattatccATTTTTTCAATCCGCAGACTTTTTATGTTCTCACGGTTCATGTTATAGTACTTAATCTGCAATTTCCTTATCAGAGACCTACTGAAGAAGAAAATCcgaaaaatggaaaagaaaatcaGGATGAAATTTGCTCAGAAGCCGTCACTTTGCTCCAAGAACATAATTGTTCCTCTGATTCTACTGCAAACAAAAATTCTCTACCTACACAGGTGGTGCTGAGAAATGCTTGCACTTTTCAGGAGTTTGTGCCTTCGCTGAAAGAGGTAATAAGTCAAGATGTAACAACTGAATCTTATGTTACTATTGAACTTAATGGAAATcagaatatgaagaaaaatgatGCCAAAAAGATAGTTCAAGTTAATGGCACAAGTGGAGCCTCAGTGTCAGAGAACACTAATGCTCTTCATAAGAAGTTGGTTCAAGGTGAGAAAGCAGATGATTTGAATTGTGCATTGCCAACAGATGGGATGCAAGGCACTCAGAACTACCCAAGGAATGTTCCTGTACATGTACTGGATGGCAGCGTAGGAGCGTGTAATCAAACTACACCTGCAGATATGTCATTCCCTGACTCCGGTTTCCATCCTATGGGGAAGGTTCATGGACAGCCTAACCTATTTGCAAATCCAGCCGCATCTACTACTACTGAACATGAAAGTAATGCATCAAGATCTACTATTCACCAATCGTTTCCAGCTTTTCACCCTCCCTTCACACCATTCCACCATGGTCAAAAGGACTACCAATCATTTCACCACATTTCCTCAACATTTTCTAGCCTTGTTGTGTCGTCTCTGCTACAAAACCCTGCAGCCCATGCTGCGGCTAGCTTTGCAGCCACATTTTGGCCTTATGCAAATTTGGAAAATAAGGAAGACTCTCCTGCATGCTCCTCTGCTGGAGGTTTTCCACTGAACCCCCCTCCAAGTATGGCAGCAATTGCTGCTGCCACTGTAGCTGCTGCAACTGCATGGTGGGCAGCCCATGGATTGCTTCCCTTGTGCGCTCCTGTTCAAACTTCTATGAGCTGTCCTCCCATGCCCATGACTGGGGAGATTCCGTCTGTGAATACTGATCAAGATCCCGCAGTGATGATAGAGAGAGGCGAGAATTCTCTTCAAATTCCTTCTGTGGAGGATCAACAATTGGAGCCGGAACACTTGGAAGCTGTGGATGCTCAGCATTTAGCTTCACAATCACCAAACAGGTCATCATCGCACTCTGATAATGGAGGTGCAGAGCCAAATACAGAATTGAAGTCTGCTGATGACGAGAAGGCTGTAGCATCAACTGCTCAAGTTAATGATTCAGACAATGCAAAGAGTAGAAAACAGGTTTTCTTTGATATTGTTCGGTTGCATAGTACTGACTACTAGTCCTCCTTTCAATGCTTTGTACCCTTCATGTATTTTCAATAAAACGTGTGTttcttattaaaataataaacaaatgtCAGGTTGACCATTCTTCGTGTGGCTCCAACACACCTTCCGGCAGCGACATAGAGACGGATGCATTAGAGAAGCATGAGAAAAGCACAGAAGAACCAGAAGAACCAGAAGAACCAGAAGAACCAGAAGAACCAAAAGAACCAAAAGAACTTGATCTAAATCTGTTAGCATCTGATTCTAATTATCGTCGCAGTAGAAGTATCAGCAACATCAATGATCCATGGAAAGAGGTTTCTGAAGAGGTAGTTTAACATCTATCTGAAGCAATCGATTTTGATCAatctttcgttttttttttttaatcaattagTCTCTTATCACGTTAAATACCTTTGTTAGGGACGGATGGCCTTTCAAGCGCTATTCGCAAGAGAGGTACTGCCCCAGAGTTTTTCACCGCCTTCACACTGCCT from Malus domestica chromosome 01, GDT2T_hap1 includes:
- the LOC103406243 gene encoding protein LATE ELONGATED HYPOCOTYL isoform X1 gives rise to the protein MDTNSSGEDLFIKARKPYTITKQRERWTEEEHNRFLDALKLYGRAWQRIEDHIGTKTAVQIRSHAQKFFSKLEKEAHNKGVPMGQSIDIDIPPPRPKRKPSNPYPRKSSSAATTLTTPHVGAKDGKLLSSASSSHCPQVVDLEKESPHERPTEEENPKNGKENQDEICSEAVTLLQEHNCSSDSTANKNSLPTQVVLRNACTFQEFVPSLKEVISQDVTTESYVTIELNGNQNMKKNDAKKIVQVNGTSGASVSENTNALHKKLVQGEKADDLNCALPTDGMQGTQNYPRNVPVHVLDGSVGACNQTTPADMSFPDSGFHPMGKVHGQPNLFANPAASTTTEHESNASRSTIHQSFPAFHPPFTPFHHGQKDYQSFHHISSTFSSLVVSSLLQNPAAHAAASFAATFWPYANLENKEDSPACSSAGGFPLNPPPSMAAIAAATVAAATAWWAAHGLLPLCAPVQTSMSCPPMPMTGEIPSVNTDQDPAVMIERGENSLQIPSVEDQQLEPEHLEAVDAQHLASQSPNRSSSHSDNGGAEPNTELKSADDEKAVASTAQVNDSDNAKSRKQVDHSSCGSNTPSGSDIETDALEKHEKSTEEPEEPEEPEEPEEPKEPKELDLNLLASDSNYRRSRSISNINDPWKEVSEEGRMAFQALFAREVLPQSFSPPSHCLTVNEHQYATEAANQNSDEKDRNASASQFDLKSWMSFPYPPEAEKSVSPARGSNTEGLLTLGLSQGKLKARRTGFKPYKRCSVEANENRVANASSHCEEKGPKRLRLEGEAQT
- the LOC103406243 gene encoding protein LATE ELONGATED HYPOCOTYL isoform X2; amino-acid sequence: MGQSIDIDIPPPRPKRKPSNPYPRKSSSAATTLTTPHVGAKDGKLLSSASSSHCPQVVDLEKESPHERPTEEENPKNGKENQDEICSEAVTLLQEHNCSSDSTANKNSLPTQVVLRNACTFQEFVPSLKEVISQDVTTESYVTIELNGNQNMKKNDAKKIVQVNGTSGASVSENTNALHKKLVQGEKADDLNCALPTDGMQGTQNYPRNVPVHVLDGSVGACNQTTPADMSFPDSGFHPMGKVHGQPNLFANPAASTTTEHESNASRSTIHQSFPAFHPPFTPFHHGQKDYQSFHHISSTFSSLVVSSLLQNPAAHAAASFAATFWPYANLENKEDSPACSSAGGFPLNPPPSMAAIAAATVAAATAWWAAHGLLPLCAPVQTSMSCPPMPMTGEIPSVNTDQDPAVMIERGENSLQIPSVEDQQLEPEHLEAVDAQHLASQSPNRSSSHSDNGGAEPNTELKSADDEKAVASTAQVNDSDNAKSRKQVDHSSCGSNTPSGSDIETDALEKHEKSTEEPEEPEEPEEPEEPKEPKELDLNLLASDSNYRRSRSISNINDPWKEVSEEGRMAFQALFAREVLPQSFSPPSHCLTVNEHQYATEAANQNSDEKDRNASASQFDLKSWMSFPYPPEAEKSVSPARGSNTEGLLTLGLSQGKLKARRTGFKPYKRCSVEANENRVANASSHCEEKGPKRLRLEGEAQT